Genomic segment of Synechococcus sp. A18-25c:
ATTTCTAGCAGGGAAGAGCTGCGCGTCCTTCGAGGATTTTTTGACGAAGCTGTTTATGGACTAAGCGATTCAGCCAAAGCCTTCGCCATTATTCTATTCACAGATATTTTTGTTGGTTTTCATAGCCCTGAAGGTTGGACGGTGCTCCTGGACGGCATCGCCAATCATTTCGGATTCCCAGCACGAGAAAACTTCATTCTTCTGTTCATCGCCACGTTTCCAGTGATCCTGGCGACGATTTTCAAATATTGGATATTCCGATACCTCAACCGTGTGAGCCCATCCTCTGTGGCCACGCTGCGTGGCATGAATGGCGGTGGTTGATCTCACCGCTGGCTTAGTCCTGGTCACCGGTCCCAGTCGTAGTGGCAAGAGCCGTTGGGCTGAACACCTCGTTGAACAACATTCCGATGTGACCTACGTCGCCACATCGGCACCACGTCCCAAAGATGCCAATTGGCAACAACGCATCCTTCGCCATCGACAACGACGTCCCTCGCGTTGGAGCGTTGTGGAGTGCGGAGCGGATCTGGCTGGTGCGATGCACACAATCCCAGCCAATCAGACCTTGTTGATCGATGCTCTGGGGGGCTTCACCGCCTCTTACCTCGATCTGGATGCTGATGCGTGGAACAAGGTCACAAGCCACCTGATGCACGCCTTACTGGCCCGCTCGCAACCGGTTGTGATGGTGGTTGAAGAAACAGGATGGGGCGTGGTTCCAGCGACAGCAGTCGGTGGCAGGTTCCGTGATCGACAAGGTGAGCTGGCTCAGCTGCTTGAACGTCATGCCAGCGCCAGCTGGCTGGTTGTGCAGGGGCGCGCAGTGAATCTGCACTCCGTCGGAGTCGCCGTTCCTCAATGACCAACCGGATCGCTCCACCCCTCAGAGTGGCCTTGTTTGAGCCGCGCATTCCACCCAACACCGGCAACATCGCCCGAACCTGTGCAGCCTTCGGTCTTCCTCTGTCGCTGATTGAACCTTTGGGGTTCTCGATCGACGATCGCCAACTTAAACGGGCAGGCCTCGATTACTGGCCGCATGTTGATCTCTCCGTGCATCGTGATTTCGAGCAATTTCGCACTGACCTCACATCGCCATCAAGGCTGATTGGCTGCAGCCGGCGTGGTGGTGAATCCTTGCAGCACATGACCTTTCAGCAGGGCGATGTGCTCCTTTTTGGAAGGGAAGACATCGGTCTTCCAGATCCAATCCGTGACCGCTGCGAGAAAATACTGACAATTCCGATGCCTTGCAGTGCCGCGGAGGATGGCCAAGGCGGTGTCCGAAGCCTGAACCTCTCGGTGGCATGCGCCATTGTTTGTTTTCAAGCGGGTCTGAGTTTGGAGCTGTGGTGATTGACGAGCTGCCACGCCAGCTCTTGCACCAACCTGTTCCGCTCGCTACTTTCAGCCCGATCCCGGGTTGTGGCGGCTTCTTCGGGATTGTTCCTCACGCTTTGTTGGATGAAGCCACTGCTCTTCGTAGTCACCGCTCTGACCTCAAGCAGTGCCCTTTTCGTGGTGTCGCAGCTGTCTGGCTATGCAGATCCACAGCATGTTCCGCCTCCGCCTTTGTTAACAGCGCTGACCACAGCTCCCGAATACATTTGGGTTCCTTTGGCTGCAGACAGCGAATTGAGCAGCATTTCCAGAGCATTAGACCTCTCGCTCAACGAACTCGCTGAAATCAATGACAAACCATCCAGAACGCTCCTGAAGGCGGGCACATGGATTGTTTTGCCGAAATCCAGCCAGGATCAGGTTCTGCTCTCAACTCGGTTTGAGGGAGACAACCTGCGGACTACAGCTCCACTGAGCGCGCCACCAACCCTGCAGAACGCCGTTGAAAGTCATCCGAATCACAGTCTTGCCAGCCTGGTGCGCGACCACGGCATCTCCATTGAAAAGCTGAGGAGCCTGAATCCAGGCATCGAGCTCAGCAAGCTCACCATCGACAGCAATGTTCCTGCAGCCAACGCGCAATCTCTCCTCGCTGTTCGCCCGCTGCAATCGGGAGGGGCAAGTTGGCCGCAATTGCCGAACTTTTCCGACCTGGAAGGGTTCGGTGATAACCAGTCCTATGCGTGGCCCACAAAAGGTGTGTTTACTTCGGGCTATGGATGGCGCTGGGGCCGTATGCATAAAGGGATCGATATTGCCAACAATGTTGGAACTCCAATCCTTGCTGCGAAAAGCGGCTTGATCACGTTTTCAGGCTGGAGCAGTGGCGGTTATGGCTACATGGTGGAGATTGCCCACCCCGATGGCTCCTCGACCCGATATGCCCATAACAGCAGACTGTTGGTGAAAAAGGGGCAACTTGTTCCACAAGGTACCAAAATCTCTTTGATGGGAAGCACAGGTCGCAGCACAGGTCCACACCTCCACTTTGAAATTCGTCGTGATGGCGGAGCTGCGCTTGATCCCATGGCTCTGTTACCCACGCAGCGTGTTTGAAGCTGAGTTTCTAAGAGTGACAAATCAGAACGGAAGTTGGCTGCTTTAGGGCAGCCATTCCTATCGCATTGATACGAATTAGACGCTCGAAATTAATCGATAAAGTATCAATCAAGTCGAATAAAAAATGTCAGAGGAGAGACTTGAACTCTCGACCTCAGGGTTATGAATCCTGTGCTCTAACCAGCTGAGCTACTCTGACGATTGGCCAATTGGCCAGGCCGAATCATACATCTCGGGGTGTCCCGATCGCTCAGCGCATCTCAATCGCATTGAGTCGTTCGCGGAATGATTTAGGCGAGGACTGCTCGGCATGATCATCAACGAGGGATACGCGCCCATCGGGAATTGCATTGGGACGGCGTTGCTGCCTGACAGGCTGTCCCCGATGGGGGCGTGCCTTGAGCATCAGAGCCCTTGTTTGTGGATCCCGCTCCAGAGGCTGGGTGCTGAGCTCACTGCGCACCTGGTTGAGCAAACGGAAGTGCCCAGTACTGCTGAACTTCCTGAGAAGAGCCGGATCCCAGGACATCGAGGATTGAATCATAGGTGTACTTTAAGAGTCGATGGTGCGATCCAAAGCAAGCAAGACCACGCAATCGCCCAAGCAGCCGTGATAGCTTGATTCATGCAAGTGGAAGTCGGAACGACTACGTCCTAGCTCCGTTCGCTTTCCTGCCAACTTTCGCATCACCAACATGTCCTCGCTGCGCGTGGGCCAACAGGCCCCCGATTTCACAGCCACAGCAGTGGTTGACCAGGAATTCAAGGAAATCACCCTGTCTCAGTACCGCGGCAAGTACGTGGTCCTGTTTTTCTATCCCCTGGATTTCACCTTTGTGTGTCCCACGGAGATCACCGCCTTCAGCGATCGCTATGCGGACTTCTCCAGCAAGAACACTGAGGTTCTCGGCGTGTCTGTCGACAGTCAGTTCAGCCACCTGGCATGGATTCAGACCGCCCGTAACGAAGGCGGCCTCGGCGACATCAACTATCCCCTCGTCGCTGATCTCAAGAAAGAGATCTCCACGGCTTACAACGTTCTTGACGAGGACGAAGGTGTCGCTCTTCGCGGCCTGTTCATCATTGATCCCGATGGTGTGATCATGCACGCCACAATCAACAACCTGCCGGTGGGCCGGAATGTTGATGAGACATTGCGCGTTCTTCAGGCATTCCAGTACGTGCAATCCAATCCTGACGAGGTCTGCCCCGCCAACTGGACGCCTGGTGAAAAAACCATGAAACCTGATCCTGTCGGAAGCAAGGAGTTTTTCGCAGCAATCAACTGACTTGAACACTCAGCGATAGTGTGACGAGGCCCATTTCGATGGGCCTTTTTTTATGGATTATCCGTCACCACCATGCTGCGATCATTCAGCAACATATCAAGCGCTGAATCGAGATCACTGGCCATCGCTACTCTGCGTCCATTACTGACAACGACTCGAGCCAATGTAGGTAGTCCACCTAGCCTGGCTTTGATGTATATGGGCTCGACATACAACAGTGAATTGCCAACTGGGAGAACCAGTAAATTTCCCTGAATCACCTGCGAACCAGCACGGTCCCATAGACCGAATTGTGAACTAATCTGAGGATCCTGATTGATCAATGCTTGCACCTGCTCAGGACCAAACGTTGGAACATCACTCGGGAATCGAATCAACTCGAGCTTTCCGTAGTTTTCACCGTCACTTCGTGCTGCTAACCATGCTGAGAGGTTGGGTCGAGCCAGTGGCGTTAAAGGCTGCAATAACAAGAATTCAGATTCATCACTGGATGGAAGCTGAGCCGTAATGTGATAAGGGGCAACAGGGATTTGATCGGATCCATAAAGTTCTTTTGGCACTTGCCACACATCATCCCCGTTGTAAAACGTTCTTGGATCGGTTACGTGATAACGGAGGAGTTGCTGCACCTGAAGCTCAAATTGAACTTGCGGAACCATGAGATGTGATTTCAAAATCCTTGGCATTCCATCCAATGGTTGAAGCAGATCAGGAAACAAGCGTGCCCAGCCCTGAATGATTGGGTCATCAGGTTCACTGACGTAAAAATGAACGGAGCCGTTGTAAGCGTCCACAATCACTTTCACTGAATTACGCAAATATCGAATCGGACGCCCGTCTGGCAATATCGATGCATAGGGCAGTGTTCGTGATGAGGTGTAGCCATCAACAATCCAATATTGATGCTGATCTTGTTGATAACCCTCAGCACCGTCCTCGAGAGGAACCGACACCAGGTAGGGATCACCCATGAAGTCGAGGAAGGGTGCCAGAGCACTGACGCGTTGCTTGACATCACGTCGCAGCTGCAGACGTGATTCCGAGTTCAATGAACCCGTACTTAACAGGCGCGGTTCAGCGAGATAGATCGATGCAGCAACACGCTGCCAGAATTGACGGAGAGGAACTCCAGCCATTCCGGAATAGTGATTGTAAGTATTCTTGTCTCCCTCCGGATAATCAAATTCTTCAATCTTTGAGGGTGCAATCGCGTAGGGCGAGGGCAGAGTCCCAAAATAAAGTGCTGCACGGCCAATTGGAACTTCGCGTTTGACATCCTCTCGCGTAATCCCCAGCGTTTCATTTCCTTCAATCTGTGTGGACCGACCTAAATCGCTAATGAAATAGGCCGGTAGGTTGTCAGGATCACTGATATTCACAGGATTGAGGGTGAACCCGAATCCGTGGGTGAACACGAAATGCCTGTTTTGCCAGGTTTTGGAGCCAGCGGGAAGAGCAGACTGGTCGAGTTCACGGGCCGAAATAATCACTTGTTGATTTACAGCTCGCTCTGCACTGAGGGGGTAGCGGTCGACTGACGCATTTGCGAATTGGTAGTAAACACGGAGTTGCTGGAGTTGTCGGTTGGATGCAAGGAGAGGTTGACTGTCCCAAAGGCGAATATTCTCAAGTGTGCTTTCTCCTTTTTCCAAATCTTGGTTGGTTAGCTCACGATTGGGCCTGAATTCAGATGATTGAATTGCATCCAATTGATAGCCATGCCTCGTGGACTCAATGGCCTTATTGAGATAAGGCGTCTCGAGCCTCAATTCGCGTGGTCGAACCACCATCCATTGAAGAGCTGGAGCCAGCAGAAGTTCAGTGATCAGTGCTGTGCAGGCAAGACCAAAGAACGTGATCCTCAACCCTCTGCGATGTCGATAAATCGTGTTAATCCAAGGCAGGTAAGTGAACGCGAGAAGCACTAGAAGTAGCGAAACCCCAGCACGCAAGGGCAGTACAAGGTGAACACCCACCCAACCGGCTCCAGCAAGGAGTCCGCTCTGGGTCCAGAGCAACTGGTGGCGCGACAACCACACCAGTGCGGCCAGCACCAACATCAGCAGAGCGAACGCTGGTCTGAGCAGTTGACGTTCACGGGAAGTCCACCCAGGAAAACCCCAATCGCTCAGACAGGGTGACCGTGTCAAACGGGTCCACAGCGATGTGCTGAGGGTGAGAAGCAGCAGGATGAGCGACAGCTCCCCTGCGAGGGCTAGAGCAGAAAAGCGTCCCAGACCAAAGCTCAAATCCGCACCCAGAACAGACTCAATCCGGCCTGAATCGGGAATCGCAATGGCTAGTGCCCAAAGTGCCCAACTACGCGCGGCAACGAGACACACGCAGACACTGCCGTAGAGGAAAGCGAGGCTCAGGCGACGAATTCGCGTCAACCCTAGAGTTACGAGCAGAAGCAACAGAATGCTGAGGCTCAGCGCTGGCCATCCCGGATCGAAGGGGACGCTCCACCAGTGCCCGAGATGCATCGGGTCCGTCCAGGCCAGCCATGCGAGGCGAGTGGACACGCCCAACACGGCCAACAGAACGATCAGACAGGCCAGCAACGACAACGTGTAAGTGCTGCCGCGCAGGGTCGGAATGTGCCCCTGCGGCGTCGGCACATAGGCACGCATCCAGTGATGTCGCCACGTGGCGCAGACGCAAACCAGCAGAAGAGACA
This window contains:
- the cobU gene encoding bifunctional adenosylcobinamide kinase/adenosylcobinamide-phosphate guanylyltransferase, yielding MAVVDLTAGLVLVTGPSRSGKSRWAEHLVEQHSDVTYVATSAPRPKDANWQQRILRHRQRRPSRWSVVECGADLAGAMHTIPANQTLLIDALGGFTASYLDLDADAWNKVTSHLMHALLARSQPVVMVVEETGWGVVPATAVGGRFRDRQGELAQLLERHASASWLVVQGRAVNLHSVGVAVPQ
- a CDS encoding peroxiredoxin; this encodes MSSLRVGQQAPDFTATAVVDQEFKEITLSQYRGKYVVLFFYPLDFTFVCPTEITAFSDRYADFSSKNTEVLGVSVDSQFSHLAWIQTARNEGGLGDINYPLVADLKKEISTAYNVLDEDEGVALRGLFIIDPDGVIMHATINNLPVGRNVDETLRVLQAFQYVQSNPDEVCPANWTPGEKTMKPDPVGSKEFFAAIN
- a CDS encoding M23 family metallopeptidase, which produces MKPLLFVVTALTSSSALFVVSQLSGYADPQHVPPPPLLTALTTAPEYIWVPLAADSELSSISRALDLSLNELAEINDKPSRTLLKAGTWIVLPKSSQDQVLLSTRFEGDNLRTTAPLSAPPTLQNAVESHPNHSLASLVRDHGISIEKLRSLNPGIELSKLTIDSNVPAANAQSLLAVRPLQSGGASWPQLPNFSDLEGFGDNQSYAWPTKGVFTSGYGWRWGRMHKGIDIANNVGTPILAAKSGLITFSGWSSGGYGYMVEIAHPDGSSTRYAHNSRLLVKKGQLVPQGTKISLMGSTGRSTGPHLHFEIRRDGGAALDPMALLPTQRV
- a CDS encoding tRNA (cytidine(34)-2'-O)-methyltransferase, with protein sequence MTNRIAPPLRVALFEPRIPPNTGNIARTCAAFGLPLSLIEPLGFSIDDRQLKRAGLDYWPHVDLSVHRDFEQFRTDLTSPSRLIGCSRRGGESLQHMTFQQGDVLLFGREDIGLPDPIRDRCEKILTIPMPCSAAEDGQGGVRSLNLSVACAIVCFQAGLSLELW
- a CDS encoding UPF0182 family protein, which translates into the protein MSRLNQGLQKSSGALARWSLLLIPAVWLLARLLVEKAWFAQFQLEHLYTQRLVYQLIGGALSLLLVCVCATWRHHWMRAYVPTPQGHIPTLRGSTYTLSLLACLIVLLAVLGVSTRLAWLAWTDPMHLGHWWSVPFDPGWPALSLSILLLLLVTLGLTRIRRLSLAFLYGSVCVCLVAARSWALWALAIAIPDSGRIESVLGADLSFGLGRFSALALAGELSLILLLLTLSTSLWTRLTRSPCLSDWGFPGWTSRERQLLRPAFALLMLVLAALVWLSRHQLLWTQSGLLAGAGWVGVHLVLPLRAGVSLLLVLLAFTYLPWINTIYRHRRGLRITFFGLACTALITELLLAPALQWMVVRPRELRLETPYLNKAIESTRHGYQLDAIQSSEFRPNRELTNQDLEKGESTLENIRLWDSQPLLASNRQLQQLRVYYQFANASVDRYPLSAERAVNQQVIISARELDQSALPAGSKTWQNRHFVFTHGFGFTLNPVNISDPDNLPAYFISDLGRSTQIEGNETLGITREDVKREVPIGRAALYFGTLPSPYAIAPSKIEEFDYPEGDKNTYNHYSGMAGVPLRQFWQRVAASIYLAEPRLLSTGSLNSESRLQLRRDVKQRVSALAPFLDFMGDPYLVSVPLEDGAEGYQQDQHQYWIVDGYTSSRTLPYASILPDGRPIRYLRNSVKVIVDAYNGSVHFYVSEPDDPIIQGWARLFPDLLQPLDGMPRILKSHLMVPQVQFELQVQQLLRYHVTDPRTFYNGDDVWQVPKELYGSDQIPVAPYHITAQLPSSDESEFLLLQPLTPLARPNLSAWLAARSDGENYGKLELIRFPSDVPTFGPEQVQALINQDPQISSQFGLWDRAGSQVIQGNLLVLPVGNSLLYVEPIYIKARLGGLPTLARVVVSNGRRVAMASDLDSALDMLLNDRSMVVTDNP